From Salmo salar chromosome ssa09, Ssal_v3.1, whole genome shotgun sequence:
TGCTGTCTATTGCCCCCTTCATAAGGACATTATCCTGCTTCATAAAGATATTGTCATCACCCTGTTTTCTTGATTGGTCCTTTCACAATGACATTGTCATTTCGGTGAGAGAAAGTGTCTAGACCTGCAGTATTCCAACAATGTCTTCCCAGTCTGCATATCCCATGAAACCATGTTTATGCGTCCGCAGGGACCTGGGCAGTAAAAGGCAGTGCACCGTGGGCCACAAGCTCAGGGTCAGAGAAAATAGTCTGGGATAGGGATTAGTGTAAGCCAGAAGTCATAACTCCTCGCCAGCTTCAACAATAAAACAAGAACATGTCAGAGTCCTCAGACGACAACAATGAGTGTTACATGAACAAATGGAAGTTGTTCATGGGCTTTGTGGCTGTAACAAGTTTGCTGTTGCGTAAGGTTGTTACAGTGTATACATTGTCAGATTTGAGCACAGCTGCTAGAGAAGAGGCTCTCCagactcccctgtctcccctcacAGACCAGAAGCAGAGACTGTCCAGCATTATCTTTTATCTGTAGTATTCTAAGACAGTGACTCCTCAGGAATCCACGGTCTATATAAAACTCATAGGTATGTCTATAGCTTGTCTATACAGCATGTGTTAGCGTGATACTGGATAGGGACACATGTAGCACAGTAAACTGTAAAAAATGATTAGCATCCTAGCTTAAAAAAGGTTCTCGGATTGCATGAAGGGGAAATTTGTACTTTTTCAACTTCAATAAAGTGATATTTTAACATAAAGTACTTTAATAAGCCAATGTGCTGGGAGTGTAataaaagccattgcttaataaTTTCCAAGGTAAAAAATTCAATTATATAGCATTTTTATGTTCTAATGAATTCAACGGAGTATTTTGGGAAAAAGAAAAGTTTGGGAACTGTTGAAGTGGGATTTGGAAGAGAGCTGTGTTTGAAAGAACATCACTACCATATGTTAGGTTTTCTCCATGTGATATGGTTCTGTAGGAAAGGACTCAAATAGGCAGTTACCTGGTTCTCTTCCTTTATCTGTAGGCCAGGCTTAGAGAGCGGCACCTCATGGATCTTAAGTCTTAAGTCCACAGACAAATCCTTCCCttgtaccctctcctcctcctccacttcccccATCTCATATGCGGTACTCTCCTCCCTCAACCCCTCCGACTTTTCGGAATCTTCCACATCCGTTTCCCAAGCGCTCCTAAAACACAAACAGATGTGTTTAGCAAAAATTTGCTTCTTGTTAGTCTGTTATAAGGCTGACTGTTTCTCTGTTCTGGAGCTCTCAGCACTCTGACGTTGCCAAGAGTGAAAACGCTGAGACGGGAAACTTACCCTTGAGCTCAAGATAAAAGTCGAGATACTAATTCAATCCCAAATCCACCCCTACCCCTTTTACCCGTATGAAGACCATAAGGGTTGCATAAGCGCAAGGCAGCAGTATGGAGAAAATTCCACCTAGGCTATCACAGAGAAAAGTGGAACCATATCTTTTATATCCATCTGATCCTTTCAGAGCTACAAGTGATGCTGGGGGGTTCCTTACCCAAAGGCTGAGGAGCGTCGTCTCCCTGTGGCGAGGTCTCCTTGTTGAAGCAGCTCCTCCCGCTCAGTCTCCAGTGCTGCTATGCGAGCCCTGAGCAGGCGTCCGTCACTCTCCATCAGGGAGGCCCGCTCCTCCGCAGCCCCGGGCCTCCGTCTGAGAGACGCCACCTCCTGTAGCAGGGACTCATTTATCTGCAGAGCATCAGCCAACCGAGTGGTGTTATGGAAAATATTGAATAGCCTTATTGTGGCATTCTTATGATAGAGGAAACTGTTACTATATGATTGGAAAAACAGGGACTATTATCTACTGGTTCACAAAACCCTTCAGTTTTCAATTAGTCATGTGTTATCAGATAATGCCTGGGTTAAATACTACTGAGATACATGTACGAAGGAACAGCCTGCATCCATTTTGGGTCTAAATCCCTGTACCAGTTTAGTTGGTCTGGTCTTCCATGACTCTACCTGCTTGCTGCCATGTAGCTCTGCCTGTGTGGCCAGTGTCTCTCTGTGGGTCTCCTGGAGGCTGGAGCGTGCCTGGTACAGCTGGGAGTGAAGGGCTGCTATCTGGGCCTCCCTCTTCTGCTCCATCAGCTGCTGCTGGGCCCTGGATTCCTCCAGCAGACGCTCAAGGTTGTCTCGCTCCTGAAAACACCAGTTTCTTGGGTGATGGCCAAGCACAGCCGAGTCAGCCTTCCAGAACTTTTTTCCTCAACTCAAGGCGTTTACAATGCGTGTCAGTTTTGTCATGTTATTAGTTAAAAGGATTAAATACAGAGTGCTTTACTTTCAGAAGTTGTCCTTTGTCCACTGCTTGAGCAATAAGCTGAGAGGTCATACTATGGTCCTCCCTCTGACACTGTGGGTGAATGGTACAGAATCATTTCTCCTGATTATCAGTTTGACCTCTGTCTGTCAgattgaaaaacaactaatttcAGTGGACAT
This genomic window contains:
- the LOC106611644 gene encoding uncharacterized protein, with protein sequence MSFPLTYPVDDMIHGWHRLPQPGTVDLRAFLDSEQRRRDLDVSLAQVQNALQEQRVRMLQRMGPGSRHKLPQILVLNLGQINRPVNLHPSLLSENIYIPPYGDLYTRVGRLEIDSEIISAQLDQVLCSRGRCLYRNGPSPQQDSLTPCQREDHSMTSQLIAQAVDKGQLLKERDNLERLLEESRAQQQLMEQKREAQIAALHSQLYQARSSLQETHRETLATQAELHGSKQINESLLQEVASLRRRPGAAEERASLMESDGRLLRARIAALETEREELLQQGDLATGRRRSSAFGSAWETDVEDSEKSEGLREESTAYEMGEVEEEERVQGKDLSVDLRLKIHEVPLSKPGLQIKEENQDGEKGLGLVDRWNPWQHEPIEANQMTALVIELQQLRTACEETSSTLPVSPKDQRAREWM